Proteins encoded within one genomic window of Besnoitia besnoiti strain Bb-Ger1 chromosome II, whole genome shotgun sequence:
- a CDS encoding hypothetical protein (encoded by transcript BESB_039000): MSAAAAAALAAQRAPGDGRQPLLSSSSPSSRPRSSPPYRRSLLREVLSEAELTELGLDASVDDSPSVPPSISRKQFRRLFFSSFLWILLYWGSLLALLVYVHRDGWSARRANAPQKGVYVHLGAGRGDGADDGKHASTHSSAEHATADHEDKTGNFLSTQKNGGRRFFEAEKQQEALSGRQAASALPDIVTPSSASGAASGASFPFLELGGAYTTAEALKGVVWQGEGIAPSPSAVVPESSGPELEEPSWRAWLCLVCLCLASMLYEVGVLSFLRYLTPPPRDNLFAFCQASSSLASAASSPLLATGSGCLTLLLDFVVHFCQLGDVLFIAAVLPPRFPLSLFLCCLYSVSLNSLLLFLLQLRALLSANQRDNFALHDAPASCFYVPAALASRSVSFLLSCLDVVLFVCLFALRLVCLCVALGAVLCAHLCKACGRASCLLLRARPGAQTTTALAPAHAAGAQRRLFRRAFACCGEGDAVSARDGREGDRGQALLSPGNIAALAGASSRGRAADEEGESSQPQGSQGQERERLPGCEAPADVSSCFISPSFFRGAELAADEGESSAPPPSFSPPSRRLRGGRGDGGILQQVLHGFLHAKTATHAGQESRFPVPSRSAEPESPSRNAPRSSSMPPSRSRAHRSSRLPLSSSLVSESLASPFSSAFGASLPALLFPSRRGAREATAVAPASEEALKAEDPRRARREETERARRRRDGDAEGPSAPPGAKDSEGVDRENGGSDEVATTPDVVEGGEVLKLANLFLLLDMASSTDALKNRFLPADSLETFEFGASILSLSRFYMGDLCLLFFLVYAVGAFGSVPLPAVLLCVRCFKLTLQSLLFLLKSDASIWELWCYDLE; encoded by the exons AtgtcggctgcggcggcggccgccctAGCAGCTCAGCGAGCGCCAGGCGACGGGAGGCAACcccttctttcttcctcttcgccttcgtcccgccctcgctcgtcgccgccttaCCGCCGTTCGCTTCTGCGCGAAGTTCTGTCAGAAGCAGAACTGACGGAGTTGGGCCTCGACGCCTCCGTGGACGATTCCCCCTCCGTCCCCCCTTCGATCTCGCGAAAGCAGTTCAGgcgcctctttttctcttcattCCTCTGGATTCTGCTGTACTGGggctcgcttctcgctcttctggtgtacgtacaccgggACGGGTGGAGCGCCCGGAGAGCGAACGCCCCGCAGAAaggggtgtatgtacacctcgGCGCTGGCCGAGGGGACGGGGCAGACGACGGAAAACATGCCAGCACACACAGTAGTGCGGAGCACGCGACTGCCGACCACGAAGACAAGACCGGGAATTTCTTGTCCACGCAGAAGAATGGGGGAAGGCGTTTCTTCGAGgccgagaagcagcaggaggCCCTCAGCGGACGgcaggcggcgtcggctcTGCCGGATATAGTGACGCCCTCCTCAGCTTCTGGTGCGGCTTCTGGCGCGTCGTTTCCGTTTCTTGAGTTGGGAGGCGCGTACACCACGGCGGAAGCGCTGAAGGGTGTCGTTTGGCAGGGCGAAGGCATCGCACCCAGTCCCTCGGCCGTCGTGCCGGAGTCTTCTGGCCCCGAACTCGAGGAGCCCTCTTGGAGGGCTTGGCTGTGTcttgtgtgtctgtgtctcgCGTCCATGTTGTATGAagtcggcgtcctctcaTTTCTACGATACCTCACGCCTCCCCCACGAGATAATTTGTTCGCATTTTGCCAggcttcgtcttcgctcgcctccgcggcatcATCTCCGCTTCTTGCGACGGGGTCGGGTTGCTTGACGCTGCTTCTCGACTTCGTCGTGCACTTCTGTCAACTTGGGGACGTGCTCTTCATCGCTGCAGTGCTTCCGCCTCGGTTCCCActctctcttttcctgtGTTGCTTGTACTCGGTCTCCCTCAACTCGCTGCTCCTGTTTCTGCTTCAACTTCGCGCTCTTCTGTCGGCGAACCAGAGAGATAATTTCGCCTTACacgacgcgcccgcgtcctgCTTCTACGTCCCCGcggccctcgcctcgcggtcggTGTCTTTCCTGCTTTCGTGCCTCGACGTCGTCCTCTTTGTGTGCCTGTTTGCGCTCCGCCtggtctgcctctgcgtcgcacTTGGCGCTGTGCTCTGCGCCCACCTCTGCAAGGCCTGCGGTCGCGCCTCTTGTCTCctcctgcgggcgcggcctggAGCCCAGACGACCAcggccctcgcgcccgcgcacgccgccgggGCGCAGCGTAGACTCTTCCGCAGAGCCTTCGCGtgctgcggcgagggcgacgcagtctCGGCTAGAGacgggcgcgaaggagacagaggacagGCGCTCCTGTCGCCAGGCAACATtgccgcgctcgcaggcgcgagctctcgcggtagggcggcggacgaggaaggcgaatcCAGCCAGCCGCAGGGATCCCAAGGACAGGAGAGGGAGCGACTCCCCGGGTGTgaagcgcccgcagacgtATCCTCTTGCTTCATATCGCCCTCTTTTTTCCGGGGCGCTGAGTTGGCCGcggacgagggcgagagctcggcgcctcctccgtcttTCTCGCCGCCCTCACGGCGTCTTCGAGGAGgcaggggcgacggcgggatTCTTCAGCAGGTGCTGCACGGATTCCTTCACGCGAAAACGGCGACGCACGCTGGGCAAGAAAGCCGTTTTCCTGTTCCTTCGCGGTCGGCGGAACCGGAGAGCCCCAGCAGAaacgcgcctcgcagctcttcgatgccgccttcgcgttcGCGTGCACATCGGtcgtcgcgcctgcctctgtcttcttctctcgtttcggagtcgctcgcgtcgcccttttcctctgccttcggcgcctccctTCCGGCACTTCTCTTTCcaagcaggcgcggcgcccgcgaggcgaccgccGTCGCGCCAGCATCAGAGGAGGCCCTCAAGGCCGAggacccgcgccgcgcaagacgagaggagaccgagcgcgcgcggagacgcagagacggcgacgccgaggggcCTTCAGCCCCTCCTGGGGCGAAGGACAGCGAGGGGGTCGACCGCGAGaacggaggcagcgacgaagTCGCGACCACCCCAGACGTCgtcgaaggcggcgaagtcCTCAAGCTCGCCAacctctttctcctcctcgaTATGGCTTCATCCACCGATGCACTCAAAAAT CGTTTTCTGCCGGCGGACAGCTTGGAGACCTTTGAATTCGGTGCCTCGATTCTTTCACTCAG CCGCTTCTACATGGGGGACTTGTGTCTGCTGTTCTTCCTGGTGTACGCGGTCGGCGCATTTGGCTCCGTGCCTCTGCCCGCGgtccttctctgcgttcgcTGCTTCAAGCTGACTCTGCAGagtctcctcttccttctcaaGAGCGACGCGTCGATATGGGAGCTCTGGTGCTACGACTTGGAGTGA